A stretch of Miscanthus floridulus cultivar M001 chromosome 13, ASM1932011v1, whole genome shotgun sequence DNA encodes these proteins:
- the LOC136501746 gene encoding ACT domain-containing protein ACR6-like isoform X2 — protein MARGAEMVEEEEEDEYAKLVRRMNPPRVVIDNDACDNATVIRVDRVKKHGILLEAVQVLVDLNLVITKAYISSDGNWFMDVFKVTDQDGSKLQNMEVMDHIQKCLESDGYLAPPANGPMGGFAPPAEDQFTSIELTGADRPGLLSEVCAVLAALSCNIVKAEMWTHDRRAAAVIQITDEATRLAIHDAGRLSRAQELLCNVMQGDGTCNRGGTGVSVGAARAERRLHKLMLEDRGGGGGEEAVGGGEERGGCGKARPKAAKVVVMDCTERQYTVVILRCRDRPKLLFDTLCALNDLQYVVFHGTVDAEGASKEAYQEYYIRHVDGHPLRSDAERTRLVRCLEAAVERRASNGLELELEVRTEERVGLLLEITRMFRENSLSIIRAAIRTRDGKAEDTFYVSDTYGNPVDGRAIDAVGEQLGHAVLRVKRGGHDASVKQAEGGAVSVLGSLLKGSFQGLRLIRSYS, from the exons ATGGCGAGGggggcggagatggtggaggaggaggaggaggacgagtacGCTAAGCTGGTCAGGAGGATGAACCCGCCGAG AGTGGTCATTGACAATGACGCGTGTGACAACGCAACTGTCATCCGG GTCGATAGGGTCAAGAAGCATGGCATTTTACTGGAAGCAGTTCAAGTCCTTGTCGATCTCAACCTCGTCATCACCAAGGCTTACATTTCTTCGGACGGAAATTGGTTCATGGATG TGTTCAAAGTGACCGATCAGGACGGGAGTAAGCTTCAGAACATGGAGGTCATGGACCATATTCAGAAA TGCCTGGAATCAGACGGCTACCTTGCGCCTCCGGCAAACGGACCGATGGGCGGCTTTGCACCGCCGGCAGAAGACCAGTTCACCTCCATTGAGCTGACCGGCGCGGACCGCCCGGGCCTCCTCTCGGAGGTGTGCGCTGTGCTCGCCGCCCTGAGCTGCAACATCGTGAAGGCCGAGATGTGGACGCACGACAGGCGCGCCGCCGCGGTGATCCAGATCACCGACGAGGCCACCAGGCTCGCCATTCACGACGCGGGCCGGTTGTCCAGGGCGCAGGAGCTTCTCTGCAACGTGATGCAGGGCGACGGCACGTGCAACCGTGGCGGCACGGGCGTGTCTGTGGGAGCCGCACGCGCGGAGAGGCGCCTGCATAAGCTGATGCTGGAGGaccgcggtggcggcggtggtgaggAGGCTGTTGGCGGCGGCGAGGAGAGGGGTGGCTGTGGCAAGGCGAGGCCCAAGGCCGCCAAGGTCGTGGTGATGGACTGCACGGAGAGGCAGTACACGGTGGTGATCCTGCGGTGCAGGGACCGGCCGAAGCTGCTGTTCGACACGCTGTGCGCGCTCAACGACCTGCAGTACGTCGTGTTCCACGGCACGGTCGACGCCGAGGGAGCCAGCAAGGAGGCCTACCAA GAGTACTACATCCGGCACGTCGACGGCCACCCGTTGCGCTCCGACGCCGAACGGACCCGCCTCGTCCGGTGCCTGGAGGCCGCCGTCGAGAGGCGCGCGTCCAAC GggctggagctggagctggaggtGAGAACGGAGGAGAGGGTGGGCCTGCTGTTGGAGATCACGCGCATGTTCCGGGAGAACAGCCTCTCCATCATCAGGGCGGCGATCAGGACCAGGGACGGCAAGGCGGAGGACACGTTCTACGTGTCGGACACGTACGGCAACCCCGTCGACGGCAGGGCCATAGACGCAGTGGGCGAGCAGCTCGGGCACGCCGTGCTGAGGGTGAAGCGCGGCGGCCACGACGCATCGGTCAAGCAGGCCGAGGGCGGCGCGGTGTCCGTCCTGGGCAGCCTGCTCAAGGGCTCCTTCCAGGGTCTCAGGCTCATCAGATCCTACTCGTAA
- the LOC136501749 gene encoding large ribosomal subunit protein eL8y-like: MAPKRGGKAPVPAKKKAVVTNPLFEKRPKQFGIGGALPPKKDLHRFVKWPKVVRIQRQRRILKQRLKVPPALNQFTRTLDKNLATNLFKMLLKYRPEDKAAKKERLLKRALAESEGKTVEAKKPIVVKYGLNHVTYLIEQSKAQLVVIAHDVDPIELVVWLPALCRKMEVPYCIVKGKARLGSIVHKKTASVLCLTTVKNEDKLEFSKILEAIKANFNDKFDEVRKKWGGGIMGSKSQAKTKAREKLLAKEAAQRMT, from the exons ATG GCCCCGAAGAGAGGCGGCAAGGCGCCGGTCCCCGCCAAGAAGAAGGCG GTGGTGACGAACCCGCTGTTCGAGAAGAGGCCGAAGCAGTTCGGGATCGGCGGCGCCCTTCCGCCCAAGAAGGACCTCCACCGCTTCGTCAAGTGGCCCAAGGTCGTGCGCATCCAGCGCCAGCGCCGCATCCTCAAGCAGCGCCTCAAGGTGCCCCCGGCGCTCAACCAGTTCACCCGTACCCTCGACAAGAACCTTG CAACAAACTTGTTCAAGATGCTTCTTAAGTACCGCCCTGAGGACAAAGCTGCCAAGAAGGAGAGGCTTTTGAAGCGGGCCCTGGCTGAAAGTGAGGGGAAAACTGTTGAGGCAAAGAAACCAATTGTTGTGAAGTATGGCCTTAACCATGTGACTTACCTCATTGAGCAG AGCAAGGCACAACTGGTTGTCATAGCCCATGATGTTGATCCGATTGAGCTGGTGGTGTGGCTCCCAGCCCTTTGCAGGAAAATGGAGGTTCCATACTGCATTGTCAAGGGAAAAGCACGCCTTGGATCG ATCGTTCACAAGAAGACCGCATCTGTCCTTTGCCTGACCACAGTCAAGAATGAGGACAAGCTTGAGTTCAGCAAGATCCTGGAGGCTATTAAG GCGAACTTCAACGACAAGTTTGACGAGGTCAGGAAGAAGTGGGGTGGTGGTATTATGGGCTCCAAATCACAGGCGAAAACCAAGGCCAGGGAAAAGCTGCTTGCCAAGGAAGCTGCTCAGCGGATGACCTAA
- the LOC136501746 gene encoding ACT domain-containing protein ACR6-like isoform X1 translates to MAQDVLKGLVRPQGHGLRLARPRGCGLRLARPQGRGFRLAQGRGLHLARPLRVVIDNDACDNATVIRVDRVKKHGILLEAVQVLVDLNLVITKAYISSDGNWFMDVFKVTDQDGSKLQNMEVMDHIQKCLESDGYLAPPANGPMGGFAPPAEDQFTSIELTGADRPGLLSEVCAVLAALSCNIVKAEMWTHDRRAAAVIQITDEATRLAIHDAGRLSRAQELLCNVMQGDGTCNRGGTGVSVGAARAERRLHKLMLEDRGGGGGEEAVGGGEERGGCGKARPKAAKVVVMDCTERQYTVVILRCRDRPKLLFDTLCALNDLQYVVFHGTVDAEGASKEAYQEYYIRHVDGHPLRSDAERTRLVRCLEAAVERRASNGLELELEVRTEERVGLLLEITRMFRENSLSIIRAAIRTRDGKAEDTFYVSDTYGNPVDGRAIDAVGEQLGHAVLRVKRGGHDASVKQAEGGAVSVLGSLLKGSFQGLRLIRSYS, encoded by the exons ATggctcaagacgtattaaaaggtctcgtccgaccccaaggccacgggcttcgtctcgcccgacctcgaggctgcgggcttcgtctcgcccgaccccaaggacgcgggttccgtctcgcccaaggccgcgggctccatctcgcccgacctcttag AGTGGTCATTGACAATGACGCGTGTGACAACGCAACTGTCATCCGG GTCGATAGGGTCAAGAAGCATGGCATTTTACTGGAAGCAGTTCAAGTCCTTGTCGATCTCAACCTCGTCATCACCAAGGCTTACATTTCTTCGGACGGAAATTGGTTCATGGATG TGTTCAAAGTGACCGATCAGGACGGGAGTAAGCTTCAGAACATGGAGGTCATGGACCATATTCAGAAA TGCCTGGAATCAGACGGCTACCTTGCGCCTCCGGCAAACGGACCGATGGGCGGCTTTGCACCGCCGGCAGAAGACCAGTTCACCTCCATTGAGCTGACCGGCGCGGACCGCCCGGGCCTCCTCTCGGAGGTGTGCGCTGTGCTCGCCGCCCTGAGCTGCAACATCGTGAAGGCCGAGATGTGGACGCACGACAGGCGCGCCGCCGCGGTGATCCAGATCACCGACGAGGCCACCAGGCTCGCCATTCACGACGCGGGCCGGTTGTCCAGGGCGCAGGAGCTTCTCTGCAACGTGATGCAGGGCGACGGCACGTGCAACCGTGGCGGCACGGGCGTGTCTGTGGGAGCCGCACGCGCGGAGAGGCGCCTGCATAAGCTGATGCTGGAGGaccgcggtggcggcggtggtgaggAGGCTGTTGGCGGCGGCGAGGAGAGGGGTGGCTGTGGCAAGGCGAGGCCCAAGGCCGCCAAGGTCGTGGTGATGGACTGCACGGAGAGGCAGTACACGGTGGTGATCCTGCGGTGCAGGGACCGGCCGAAGCTGCTGTTCGACACGCTGTGCGCGCTCAACGACCTGCAGTACGTCGTGTTCCACGGCACGGTCGACGCCGAGGGAGCCAGCAAGGAGGCCTACCAA GAGTACTACATCCGGCACGTCGACGGCCACCCGTTGCGCTCCGACGCCGAACGGACCCGCCTCGTCCGGTGCCTGGAGGCCGCCGTCGAGAGGCGCGCGTCCAAC GggctggagctggagctggaggtGAGAACGGAGGAGAGGGTGGGCCTGCTGTTGGAGATCACGCGCATGTTCCGGGAGAACAGCCTCTCCATCATCAGGGCGGCGATCAGGACCAGGGACGGCAAGGCGGAGGACACGTTCTACGTGTCGGACACGTACGGCAACCCCGTCGACGGCAGGGCCATAGACGCAGTGGGCGAGCAGCTCGGGCACGCCGTGCTGAGGGTGAAGCGCGGCGGCCACGACGCATCGGTCAAGCAGGCCGAGGGCGGCGCGGTGTCCGTCCTGGGCAGCCTGCTCAAGGGCTCCTTCCAGGGTCTCAGGCTCATCAGATCCTACTCGTAA
- the LOC136501747 gene encoding uncharacterized protein, which yields MSERALKDLNISQSADLEKGKENSVKSCITKPVMNGNKCANKEEKAPSACQDAVTNGNEAVIADVEYIDSENLVDLLDVNGALSTLAKRLDSKDWVMTCEALNNVRQLAMYHKERLQELLEPLVPLIVKSVKNPRSAVCKTALMTCADIFKAYGDLMVDSIDPLLVQLFLKASQDKRFVCEAAEAALISMTSWISPLLLLPRMQPYLKNKNPRIRAKASVCFRKSVPRLDVVGIKEYGMDKLIQIAATQLSDQLPESREAARNLALELQVFYEKSQASTSDKDEGQHSTSPDAESWEAFCQSKLSVSSAQAILRVTSTTTKEGVTSAPKEALAVGC from the exons ATGTCAGAAAGAGCTTTGAAAGATCTCAATATTTCTCAATCAGCAGACCTGgagaaaggaaaagaaaattcTGTTAAATCCTGCATCACCAAGCCTGTGATGAATGGCAACAAATGTGCcaacaaggaagaaaaggctccaTCTGCTTGCCAAGATGCTGTGACTAATGGAAATGAGGCTGTAATTGCAGATGTGGAGTACATTGATTCTGAAAATCTTGTAGATCTCCTGGATGTCAATGGAGCTTTAAGT ACCTTAGCTAAAAGGTTGGATTCAAAGGACTGGGTTATGACATGTGAAGCTCTCAACAATGTTCGTCAGTTGGCAATGTATCACAAGGAACGATTGCAGGAGCTTCT GGAGCCTCTAGTTCCTCTTATCGTGAAATCTGTGAAGAATCCAAGAAGTGCTGTATGCAAAACAGCACTAATGACTTGTGCTGACATCTTTAAGGCCTATGGTGACTTAATGGTTGACTCAATTGATCCACTG CTAGTACAACTGTTTCTAAAGGCTTCGCAAGATAAACGATTTGTCTGTGAAGCTGCTGAGGCGGCTCTTATATCGATGACTAGTTGGATCTCCCCTTTACTACTGTTGCCAAGAATGCAGCCTTACCTCAAGAACAAGAATCCGCGGATTCGAGCAAAAGCATCAGTTTGTTTCAGAAAGAGTGTACCTCGCCTT GATGTGGTGGGAATCAAAGAATATGGTATGGATAAGCTCATCCAGATTGCGGCAACCCAACTTAGTGACCAACTTCCGGAATCAAGGGAGGCTGCTCGCAACCTGGCACTTGAACTACAAGTATTCTATGAGAAGTCTCAGGCCTCAACTTCTGACAAAGATGAGGGCCAGCATTCTACTTCACCAGATGCTGAATCATGGGAGGCTTTCTGCCAGTCCAAGCTCTCTGTGTCAAGCGCCCAAGCCATCCTTCGTGTGACCTCTACCACTACAAAAGAGGGTGTCACCTCTGCCCCAAAAGAAGCCTTGGCTGTGGGTTGCTAG